A window of Syntrophorhabdus sp. contains these coding sequences:
- a CDS encoding SDR family oxidoreductase: MSLKDKTALITGAGQGIGKACAEVFGERGARLILLDKNRRTLPHVARDLKVKGVDVVFRIIDLTRTQPLVKMVEELLADHRIDILVNNAGFDRPGITAKIDKTDYNAVLSIHLGVPFLLSKLLLPQMRANRWGRIVNVSSIYGLMGAKGEVAYAAAKAGVLGLTKTLAREGGRDGVTINAVVPGMIRTPPIMRMPDKYREPIIVESMLGRIGEPEEVARVVAFLASEDASYITGTEIKVSGGWGV, translated from the coding sequence ATGAGCCTGAAAGACAAAACTGCATTGATCACCGGGGCCGGACAGGGTATCGGCAAGGCCTGTGCCGAGGTTTTCGGGGAGCGGGGCGCGCGCCTCATCCTTCTCGACAAGAACAGGAGAACCCTTCCGCACGTTGCGCGGGATCTGAAAGTGAAAGGCGTCGACGTTGTCTTCCGGATCATCGACCTCACGCGCACGCAACCCCTTGTGAAGATGGTCGAAGAGCTTCTGGCAGACCACAGGATAGACATTCTCGTCAACAACGCCGGCTTTGACAGGCCCGGCATCACGGCGAAGATCGACAAGACGGACTACAATGCCGTTCTGTCCATCCATCTCGGTGTGCCCTTTCTCCTTTCCAAGCTGCTCCTCCCGCAGATGCGCGCCAACAGGTGGGGACGCATTGTCAACGTGAGCTCCATATACGGGCTCATGGGGGCCAAGGGCGAGGTGGCCTACGCCGCGGCCAAGGCCGGGGTCCTGGGTCTGACCAAGACCCTGGCGCGTGAAGGAGGAAGGGATGGTGTGACCATAAATGCCGTCGTCCCGGGCATGATACGGACTCCGCCCATCATGCGGATGCCCGACAAGTACAGGGAACCCATCATAGTGGAGAGCATGCTGGGCAGGATAGGCGAACCGGAAGAAGTGGCCCGTGTGGTTGCCTTTCTCGCCTCTGAGGACGCATCCTACATAACCGGCACGGAAATAAAGGTGTCGGGAGGGTGGGGGGTCTAA